From Melitaea cinxia chromosome 3, ilMelCinx1.1, whole genome shotgun sequence, one genomic window encodes:
- the LOC123669672 gene encoding uncharacterized protein LOC123669672 yields the protein MKVIAFTETWLNCNINNSELMDSRYVIYRRDRVITATSKQDGGGVLLAVSKELQSRRMPDWESAGEDLWVVVDVDLCGKSEKLALCVVYLPPTSSTQMKLKTLSDFLNSASRVLLKMNKVVICGDFNLSFIDWVFDKDTLQIIPSNYNNSIGTAFVDFMLTNSLNQICAVRNCDDRILDLVLTNVSGGSVVQSSDLLSKLDPFHPSFEITFSLSPTCFLRPVLGDYRSFYKANYDRIRQHLGEIDWSERFSHCDDVDSMTLSFYNELYSVIDANVPLTTMKKSRHRPPWYTNALVGMLTEKEKIRKRYARYKNPRDHLELKILRNLCHNLNKTCLSRYKRRMEESIQKNPKTFWRYINKKRNGDNSVPSVMDSGSESANSGQSIAQLLADHFSLACSDSQPVLPLSVESSFSKISVVW from the coding sequence ATGAAGGTGATAGCTTTTACTGAGACTTGGCtcaattgtaatataaataattctgaATTGATGGACTCTCGTTACGTGATTTATCGTAGGGATAGAGTTATTACAGCCACGTCCAAACAGGATGGGGGAGGAGTGTTGCTGGCGGTCTCTAAAGAACTCCAATCAAGGAGAATGCCTGACTGGGAGAGCGCAGGCGAGGATCTATGGGTTGTTGTTGATGTTGATCTTTGTGGTAAATCTGAGAAGTTGGCTTTGTGTGTCGTTTATCTACCTCCTACGTCTAGCAcgcaaatgaagttaaaaaccTTGAGTGATTTTTTAAACTCTGCCAGTCGCGTCTTACTAAAAATGAATAAAGTTGTCATATGTGgcgattttaatttaagttttattgatTGGGTGTTTGATAAGGACACTCTGCAGATTATTCCTAGCAATTATAATAACTCTATTGGTACCGCGTTTGTTGATTTTATGCTTACTAATAGTTTGAATCAAATATGCGCTGTTCGAAATTGTGATGACAGGATCCTGGACCTGGTCCTTACTAATGTTTCTGGTGGTTCGGTTGTGCAATCTTCAGACTTACTAAGTAAGCTTGATCCGTTCCATCCAAGTTTCGAGATAACATTTAGCCTTTCACCGACGTGTTTTTTGCGTCCAGTATTGGGAGATTATCGTAGTTTCTACAAAGCTAATTATGATAGAATTCGGCAGCACTTGGGTGAAATTGACTGGAGCGAGAGGTTTAGTCATTGCGATGATGTCGATAGTATGACATTATCTTTCTATAATGAATTATATAGTGTCATAGACGCTAATGTGCCTTTGACGACTATGAAGAAGTCAAGGCATCGACCGCCCTGGTATACTAACGCTCTTGTAGGAATGCTCACCGAAAAGGAAAAGATTAGAAAAAGGTACGCCCGTTATAAAAATCCCCGTGATCATTTGGAgttaaaaattttgagaaacCTTTgccataatttaaataaaacttgtttatCTCGTTATAAAAGACGCATGGAAGAGAGTATTCAGAAGAATCCCAAAACTTTTTggcgttatataaataaaaaacgtaatGGCGATAACTCTGTCCCTTCTGTGATGGATTCTGGTAGTGAGTCTGCGAATTCTGGTCAATCTATAGCGCAGTTATTAGCTGATCATTTTTCCTTAGCCTGTAGTGATTCTCAGCCTGTTTTACCGCTGTCTGTCGAGTCAAGTTTTAGTAAAATATCTGTCGTTTGGTAA